The Pocillopora verrucosa isolate sample1 chromosome 2, ASM3666991v2, whole genome shotgun sequence genome has a segment encoding these proteins:
- the LOC131790670 gene encoding uncharacterized protein: MNFIRDLHEECMAGWTNLNSSLRGNLRKLSKSLRFVSARRPGSKLTFDNVMSEAKNATIVLFGEQHHQPSILKAQLCVLERMVSQSIEQSHGAFPVTVVLEMFNLQQQPLLDAYQANEISLEELRSEYKGTEGFSMEHYGYILEVSKSLGAKLVAGFVPKPFCRMIVEEGKTRALEKIEQTGGPPREFYVDGSEDHYRYFQGLISGNLDQVVDKYRRIFPAQVLRDSSFAYTIMDIVQKSEGHARILGICGSGHLDFKYGIPERISPEIPTYVLTSRTLDDPVEHNVADCIYQYSY, from the exons ATGAACTTCATTCGTGACTTACACGAAGAGTGTATG GCAGGGTGGACTAATCTCAATTCATCTCTCAGAGGAAACCTGAGGAAGTTGTCAAAGTCATTACGTTTTGTCTCAGCCAGGAGGCCTGGATCTAAGTTAACATTTGACAATGTGATGTCTGAGGCAAAAAATGCTACTATTG TTCTATTTGGTGAACAGCATCATCAGCCATCAATCCTGAAAGCTCAACTGTGTGTCCTTGAAAGAATGGTGTCTCAGAGCATAGAACAGTCACATGGCGCATTCCCTGTCACTGTTGTCTTAGAAATGTTCAACCTACAGCAACAACCTTTACTGGATGCTTATCAAGCCAATGAAATTTCTTTAGAAGAATTAAGAAGTGAATATAAGGGAACCGAAGGATTTTCCATGGAGCATTATGGGTACATTTTGGAAGTTTCCAAATCACTTGGTGCTAAGCTTGTGGCTGGATTTGTGCCAAAGCCATTTTGTAGAATGATTGTTGAGGAGGGAAAGACACGCGcattggaaaaaattgaacaaactgGGGGCCCGCCCAGAGAATTTTATGTCGATGGTTCTGAGGATCATTACAGGTATTTTCAAGGATTGATCAGTGGAAACCTAGACCAAGTCGTCGACAAGTACCGTCGCATTTTTCCCGCACAGGTTCTAAGAGATAGTTCATTTGCATATACGATCATGGATATTGTTCAGAAGTCAGAGGGACACGCAAGGATTCTTGGAATCTGCGGCTCAGGACACTTAGACTTTAAATATGGAATTCCTGAAAGGATTTCACCTGAGATTCCAACTTATGTGCTAACTTCTCGCACCCTTGATGACCCAGTAGAACATAATGTTGCTGATTGCATATATCAGTACTCATATTAA